The DNA region CGTTCGCCTGCATCTGCGCGGCGAGTTCGAGCGCCGCGTCGAGTTCGCAGTAGTCGGGCATGTCGGTCGCGAGGATATAGGACGTCACGTGCCGCTGGGCGCCGAGTTCGCGCAGCAACGCGAGCAGCAGCGCCGAATCGAGCCCGCCGCTCAGCGCCAGCGCGACGCGCTTGCCGCTGTCGAGCGCGCGTTGCAGCGATGCGCGCAGCACGGTGTCCAGATCGGCATGCCGGGGCCGCTCGGGCGCCGGCCGCACCGCCAGGCCGTGCGGCGCCCGGATCAGTGCATGACCGGGCGGCACCGCGAGCACGTCGCGCAGCACCGTGCGGCCGATCAGGCGCTGGCCGCTCAGGTAGCCCGCGATGGCGGCCGGGTCCGGCGCGCCGGCCGCTTGCCCCGACGCCTGCAGGACGGCGCGGATGCCGGACGCCGCCACGCCGCTGCGCGGATGGTAGTGCAGACGATCGAAACCGAACGGGTCGCGCGTGCCGACGATCATGGATAACGAGCCTTCAAGGTGTCCACTTCAATGCGTTTCAGGATGCGATGCGGCGCGACCGGCGCGCTGCCGCCGCGGCAATGCAGGCATGCTTCGAGCGGTGCCTCGCGCTGCAGATAGGCGAGCATCGCATCGAGCATGCCGGCGTCATCGCGCAGCGGCAGGCCGTCGGCCTGGAAATCCTTCTCGCCCTTGTAGAGCGTATGGAAATGCGCCGGACGCGTACACGTGTAGAACATGCCGTCGCGAATCATATGGCAGCGCTCGCGGATCCAGCAATCGTGATAGAGACGCCGCGCGTCGTCGCGATCCGTGCCGGGCTGTGCACGATTCATCGTCGTGAACACGTCCTGCACCTTCCAGTTCAGGCGCACGTCGAAACGCGCGGCCTGGTGCTCGACATGCGCGATCAGGTCGGGCGAAAGCGCCGGCTTCGGATAGCGGGAGATGGTGAGCGCATCCACCGCTTGCCAGAACGCGTCCGGCATCTCGCCGAGCTTCAGGCCGTTCGTCGTGACGGAGATTTCGGGCGCGATGCCCGTGCCGCGCACGCGTTCGACGAGTTCGACGAGCGCCGGGTGCAACAGCGGTTCGCCGCCGACCAGCTTGAAAATGCGCGGGCTCAGCACCTTCGCGGCCTTGCGCAGATCGGACTCTATCGATTCGGGGCTCGCATACCACTCGGGCAGCAGCGGCGACAGCGAGCAGCATTCCGCGCAGGTCAGGTTGCAGTGGTCGACGATATGCGCTTCCAGCGAGCGCGTCCGGACGCGCCCATCGGCGACGCGGTAGTCGCGATCCAGCGGCGGCGGGAAGACATGCTGTCGCTCGCCGGAGCGCGGCGGATTCGGGATGGTGTTCGGATTCGCACTCACTTCAGCTTCCTGCTTCCACGCAACGGGAAAAGAAATCGATCAGACGCTCGCGCGCGTCCACCATCGCGGACGCCATGGTCACCGCGCCGCTCAGGTGCGACGCGAAGCGCGACGGATCGTCGAGCCAGCCTTGCACGACCCACAGCTTGAGCGCGTGCTGCAGGCACGCGGCATCGACGGCCCACGCGAGGTGCGCGGGATTCACCGGCCGGACCCGGCCATACGCGCGCACGAAGGCTGCCGCCAGATGCGGCGCCTCCAGCGGCAAATGATTCAGGCATCGCACCAGTTCGTATTCGCGCGGCGCGCCGATCGATGCCTCCCAGTCGAGAATCAGCGGCGGCAGCGTGCCCGTGAACAGATAGTTGAACTGGTTGTAGTCGTTGTGAATCGGATGCTGCGGATCGTCGGCGGGAAACGCGTCGAGACTGCCCGGATAGTAGCGCTCGAGCATGCGCAGCGCGAGATCGACATAGCGACGCAGGTCCGCGCCGCCGTCGTTCGCGTGCGCACGATCCCGTGCGTCGAGCAGGCTGCGGCGCACCGCGTCCGCATCGATCGCGGTCAGCCGCGCGCGGATCGTGTCGAGCGACGGCAGATGCAGCCGGTCGAGGCTCAGGTGCAGCGCGGCCAGACTCGCGCCGAGCGCATTCCACTCGGCTGGCGAAAATGTATCGTAGGTTCTGAACTGCCCGGCTTCCCAGCGCGTGAGCATCGCGTGCGAGTCCTGCCCCGTCCACAGCGATGCGCCGGCTGTCGTGCGTTTCAGCGTCTGGACACGAACGCGGGCATCGCCGTGCATTTCCAGATGCGCAAGGACGGCGGCCTCCCTGGCCGCGCGCGCATGGTGTTCGAGCGCATAGAGCTTGACTGCCACACCGCCGCTGTCAGCCGGCAGATACCACACGCGTTCGCTGACCTGGCGCGGTGCGTCGCTTCGGCCGAGCGCGTAGGCGTCGCGAATCTCGTCAAAGGGGATCGCAAGCCGGTCCATTCAGATGTGCTCCGCCGGCCCGTGTCGATACGGATGACCGGTCAGGAACGTGTTGTGTCCGACGTAGCGGAGCTTGTACATCGCCGGCCGGAACAGCACCGATGGATCGTTGTTCGCGATGCCGAGCAGCGGGTACAGGTCCTGCCGTACGAAGAACGCGTTGTTGCCCATGTCGTCGCAGCAGACGAGTTCATAGCCCTTCCGCCTGCCGAGATGAACGAGCGATTCGAGGCTTGCACCGTAGTAGGTCGAGCCATCCCATTCGTGGTCCGGATTGAAGCACATGACCCAGCGTTCGGGCGGCGTGTAGTACGGGTTGTATTCGATCACGACGATGCGCGGCTGAAACGCTTGCAGGCCGCACCACACCCAGTAATCGTTGCCGTCGATGTCGATCGACAGCAGGTCGAAGTCGGCCGGCGTGTTCGCATCGGCGAGCAGTTGATCGACCGTATCGGGTTGGACGCGGTCCTGATACAGACGGACGCGCTCCGCGCCCGCGTAGTGGGCGGCAAGCTTGCCGAACCGATATGCGCTGCCTTCCACCAGCACGCCGGCCCAATCCTGTTCGTGCAGCAGCCGCGCGGTGTTGCTGTTGCGAAGGCCGTCGCTCGCGCCGATGTCGACGCAGAAGCGGTTGGCGGGCGCGATCCGCTCCATCAGGCGCGCCAGGATGCCCTCCTCGGTGCCCTGCGCGTAAAGGCTTTGCGCAAGGCCGGACAGGTCGAGCGGGAGGGGATGGTCCTGCATCGAGGGACGGCTCCGGGTCGAAATGGGGAATGATGAATGGCGTTCGGCGGTAATTTACCCGAAGTCGGTCAACGGGAGGAAACCGGAATTCGCGATGCGGCCGGCCCCGGCCGCGAGCGGAAATGAAAAAACCCGCATCGACACTGCTGTCGATGCGGGCTTGATGCGCTTGTGACGGTTCGCTCCGGGCGTTCTGGTCGGTGCCGCACCGGAACTCATGCGCGGAGGAAACCTCCGGGCACTTACTCCTGCCCCTGACTTGTCAGGAATTCCTCGTAATTGCCACCGAAGTCGTACAGCGTACCGTCCGTGCGCACTTCGATGATCCGGTTCGCCAGCCCGCTCACGAACTCGCGGTCGTGCGACACCCGATCCCGTTCATGTTTTTAATCAATCCCTTCCCTGCCTGTCCGCAACCTTCGCCAGCAAGGGATCCGTTACGCGTCGCGATGAGGAACCTGGCGCAAGGAATCCCAATCGCTATCATACGCAGCGAGAGAGCAAATCATTCAGGGCTGCGCTCTTTCTGGAAGTACTCCCGGTATGTATCAAGCACGGCCCAGAAAGCATCACGGAGCCACACGGGCTTATCATCAACATCGAGGATGAGGTATTCCGTCCCTAGGGAGTCTCCAACGCGCGACACCCCAGTGAAGAAACCCCGCTTGATTCTTTTCCCGTATGCCGGCCTCGTTTTACCATCGAGCGTATGATGCTTAGCATTGTTTGCCGCGCTGATGACTGCTCGAAACGCCTCGAGCCCGTGGATTTTGAGAACCAGCGCTTCCTCCGCCGAGCGCCCAGCCTCATCCTTGGCGGCAAGTTTTTCTCTGACATTTTCCTTTGTCCCGTTCTTGACCAGCCAATCAAGTAAGTGGAACAGGGTCACGGAAACAAGAAACGCGTTCACGGGCGTTTGCGCTGCGTAGAACGCCGTGTACTGCTCACATGCGAGGCCGAATAAATCACTTGCAGAAAGATCAAAGAAGCCCTCCGCCGGAAAACTCTGCTCCATAGTCGCTCATCTCATGACGATTACCGGTAAATCGCGATGATAGGCCGAAGATGGGCAAAAAGAAAAGGCGGGAATCCTTCACCCCCAGACCTGCCAGCGCCTCTTCCGTAGCACTCACGTCCATCGCGTTGCCCAGTCGGTCCTGCTTGGTAACGTCCACGACATCGCCTAACTCCATACGGTCCACCAAGCGTGCGAAGCCGAGACGCTCGGAGGCAGTGACGGAACTGCTAATTAATTCGTCCACATGCGCCATTTTTCGATAGCGAACCCGTTCAATCTCTGGACGTTGGTTCTCGGTGGATGGTCATGGGGGGAGATACGGCAGTAAACGTACACCTGTACGCAATAAGCGTCCGAGTCTTATGCCATGCCCGAACAGCTTACAAACGAACTTTCGTACGCCCCTGACTGCCGATATTCGAAAGGGAACGGTTTTGGAAACTATTGCCCACTTCGGATTTGCTCGACATCAAGTCGACAACGGAGTTCGATTAATGTCAGCGTTAATTCGAGCGACTTTAGCTGCTTCTTGAACGCCAGCACCCCCAGAATGATTGCCGCCATCCCGGTAGCAGCTTGCGCCCCGTAGTCCGACCACGATAATGGGCGTTGGACTTGAATCAAGGTCAGCGCACTTAGTATTAAAGCCACTCCCGAAAGCAGTAGATTCCATACAGCGTCAAGTTGCAGGTTATTTCGCTCGGCCAAGACGAAGGGAATTCGATGGCGGAAACGCACAAGTTCGTCAACCTGCTTGGTTCGCGCCTCTTGCACGCGTACGGAGCGATTTGCCCAAATCCCCGTGAGCTTACCAGAGCACGAGTCAAGAACTCGAACAAGATAGGTCCCCGCCACTCCGACGATGAGGCCGGCAGCAACCACGCTGAACCACCACTCACCAGATGATAAAGACTGAAGAATTTTATCCATTGCTATCGAACGCGTTAACCAATGTGAACGGTGCGGTCAAATGCCCCCAGCGGGCCCATTTGAGGCCCGTGAGAGCATCTCGTGCTGGCGATATTAGCCCTAGCCGAATGCCACGAGCGCAGCCACCAGAAGCGCGACGATGGCGCTAGGCTTGGCTATTTCTATCAAGTAACTCTTCCAGACAAACCCTGAACCGAAAACAGACGAGCAAACGCGAAGCGGCACTCTTCCGTAAAAGATATATCTATTGCCGTTCCGCTCGACCATATACCACGCACACGGGATGAGCGGGATGAACAAAAAACAGAACGATGACAGCGATAATCCGATGACCCGACCGTCTATCATAACTATTGGAACAAACCCCGCCATACCCATTCCGCAACCATTGATGCGGTAGAGATTAAACGGCCCTCTGGTCTTGACCATTCCCCCAGTCAACTCATGAGTGGTCGCCGCGTCGATTAGATGCACGGTTCCAGGCTGAGCGGGAGGAAGTTGGCGACGCTGAAACACATGCTTGATTGATGTCGCAGCCTTCCTAAACAGCTCTTTGCGCGCGACCGGAAACCCACAACTCGGACATGCCTTCGCGCTTGTAGATACGTCGTGACCGCATTCAGGACAGTTGATGAGCGCCATCCCAGCCCCTACAGACCTTCAGGTCGAATAGCATCAAGGGCTTGCGTGGCTGTCATTCCGCGTTTGTAGGCAGTAAAGCCGTTATGTCCTCCATCAATAGAGAAGCCCACATCGCGCACGGCCTTAACGTCATATCCCAGCGCGCTTGCTATCTCGTTATAGCCATACGAGCGAACAGGCTCTTGCTGCTCGTATAGAAGCCCGTTGACGTAATTTTCCACGGCTGCGGCAATCTCATTAAAGTCAGCCGCCTTACGCTTTTTCCGCGCATCCTTGCCCCGATAGCCGTCTCTCCTAACGGATACTGGATAAGTAACCATACGCACCCCGTGCTGTTATCAGTTCTGTAAGAAAAATCGAAGTTGATACTAGCACCATTGCGCGCAAACTGGCTAAGTGCGCATAAACGAGAAGGCCCACACCGACAAACTGCCGATGTGGGCCTTTCGTATTTCTGGCGGTACGCCTTACGCGCTCCGCCTAGTGTCCTCTAGAGAGCCCCTGCCGTTGTCCCAACGGGACAATTCCGTAGGACAACCCGGGACACATGAAGGGCTGTCTTGGAACAAACCGGCGGTTTTACTCCTGCCCCTGACTCGTCAGGAACTCCTCGTAATTGCCACCGAAGTCGTACAGCGTACCGTCCGTGCGCACTTCGATGATCCGGTTCGCCAGCCCGCTCACGAACTCACGATCGTGCGACACGAAGATCAGCGTGCCTTCGAACTGCTCGAGCGCGATCTGCAGCGACTCGATCGACTCCATGTCCATGTGGTTGGTCGGCTCGTCCATCAGCAGCACGTTGTGGCGGCCGAGCATCAGCTTGCCCCAGATCATGCGGCCCTTCTCGCCGCCCGACAGCACCTTCACCGACTTCTTGATGTCGTCCGACGAAAACAGCAGGCGGCCCAGCGTGCCGCGCACCATCGTCTCGTCATCGCCATCCTTGCGGTACTGGTCGATCCAGTCCATCAGCGTGATGTCGTTCGGGAACTCCTCGTACGTATCCTGCGGCATGTAGCCGACATTCGCGTTCTCGGACCACTTCACCGTGCCGTGATCGAGCGGCAGCGCGCCGAGCAGCGAACGCAGCAGCGTCGTCTTCCCCGCGCCGTTCTCGCCGATGATCGCAATGCGCTCGCCCGGCTGCACCGACAGGTTGAAGTTCTGGAAGATCGTGCGCTCGTACTTCTTCGTGATGTCTTCGGCAACCACCGCGACGTTGTGCAGCTTCTTCTCGAACTCGAAGCGGATGAACGGGTTCTGACGCGACGACGGCTTGAATTCCTCGATCTTGATCTTGTCGATCTGCTTCGCCCGGCTCGTTGCCTGGCGAGCCTTCGACTTGTTCGCCGAGAAGCGGCGCACGAAGTCCTGCAGCTCGGCCACGCGTTCCTTCGCCCGCGTGTTCGCCGCGGCCTGGCGCTCGCGCGCCTGTGCCGATGCGAGCATGTAGTCGTCGTAGTTGCCCGGCCAGACCTTCAGCGTGCCGAAGTCCATGTCGGCCATGTGCGTGCACACCGAGTTCAGGAAGTGACGATCGTGCGAGATGATGATCATCGTCGAGTTGTACTCGTTGAGCGTTTGCTCGAGCCAACGGATCGAGTTGATGTCGAGGTTGTTGGTCGGTTCGTCGAGCAGCAGCACGTCCGGCTTCGAGAACAGCGCCTGCGCGAGCAGCACGCGCAGCTTCCAGCCCGGCGCGACGTCGGCCATCGTGCCGGTGTGGAACTTCTCCTCGATGCCGATGCCGAGCAGCAGCGCGCCCGCGCGCGCCTCGGCGTCGTAGCCGCCGTATTCGGCGAACTTGCCTTCGAGCTCGGCCGCGTGCATGTAGTCGTCGTCGGTGGCTTCCGGGTTCGCGTAGATCGCGTCGCGCTCGGTCATCGCGGCCCACATCTCGGTGTGACCCATCATCACGACGTCGAGCACGCGCACGTCTTCATACGCGAACTGGTCCTGGCGCAGCTTGCCCAGACGCACGTTCGGCTCCAGCGCGACGTTGCCGCCGCTCGGCTCGAGGTCGCCGCCGAGGATCTTCATGAAGGTCGACTTGCCACAGCCGTTCGCGCCGATCAGACCATAGCGGTTGCCCTCGCCGAATTTGACCGAGATATTCTCGAACAAGGGCTTCGGCCCGAATTGCATCGTGATGTTGGCAGTAGAAAGCACGGCAGGTCCCGTAAGAGAGAAATCGACGGAAAACCGTGTATTTTAGCAGGTGTCGGAGAAACTGCCGACCACGCCGCCGCGGCACCCGCGCTACGGTCGTTGCCCGGTGCCCGCTGCCCCGTCAACACGACGGCATACGCGCCATCGCCGTCACACCGGAACCCCGCATGCCAACCAGCCAGCTTCGAGAACAACTCGTCGGCGCATGGCGCCTCGTTTCCTACGAAATCCGCCCGCGCGACGGCGGCACCGTCACCTACCCGCTCGGCCGCGACGCGCGCGGCTGGATCCTGTACACGCCGGACGGCTACATGTCCGCGCAGTTGATGGCGCCCGGCCGCCCGCCTTA from Burkholderia ambifaria AMMD includes:
- a CDS encoding radical SAM protein, with the protein product MSANPNTIPNPPRSGERQHVFPPPLDRDYRVADGRVRTRSLEAHIVDHCNLTCAECCSLSPLLPEWYASPESIESDLRKAAKVLSPRIFKLVGGEPLLHPALVELVERVRGTGIAPEISVTTNGLKLGEMPDAFWQAVDALTISRYPKPALSPDLIAHVEHQAARFDVRLNWKVQDVFTTMNRAQPGTDRDDARRLYHDCWIRERCHMIRDGMFYTCTRPAHFHTLYKGEKDFQADGLPLRDDAGMLDAMLAYLQREAPLEACLHCRGGSAPVAPHRILKRIEVDTLKARYP
- a CDS encoding phosphotransferase enzyme family protein; translation: MDRLAIPFDEIRDAYALGRSDAPRQVSERVWYLPADSGGVAVKLYALEHHARAAREAAVLAHLEMHGDARVRVQTLKRTTAGASLWTGQDSHAMLTRWEAGQFRTYDTFSPAEWNALGASLAALHLSLDRLHLPSLDTIRARLTAIDADAVRRSLLDARDRAHANDGGADLRRYVDLALRMLERYYPGSLDAFPADDPQHPIHNDYNQFNYLFTGTLPPLILDWEASIGAPREYELVRCLNHLPLEAPHLAAAFVRAYGRVRPVNPAHLAWAVDAACLQHALKLWVVQGWLDDPSRFASHLSGAVTMASAMVDARERLIDFFSRCVEAGS
- a CDS encoding FkbM family methyltransferase produces the protein MQDHPLPLDLSGLAQSLYAQGTEEGILARLMERIAPANRFCVDIGASDGLRNSNTARLLHEQDWAGVLVEGSAYRFGKLAAHYAGAERVRLYQDRVQPDTVDQLLADANTPADFDLLSIDIDGNDYWVWCGLQAFQPRIVVIEYNPYYTPPERWVMCFNPDHEWDGSTYYGASLESLVHLGRRKGYELVCCDDMGNNAFFVRQDLYPLLGIANNDPSVLFRPAMYKLRYVGHNTFLTGHPYRHGPAEHI
- a CDS encoding zinc ribbon domain-containing protein; the protein is MALINCPECGHDVSTSAKACPSCGFPVARKELFRKAATSIKHVFQRRQLPPAQPGTVHLIDAATTHELTGGMVKTRGPFNLYRINGCGMGMAGFVPIVMIDGRVIGLSLSSFCFLFIPLIPCAWYMVERNGNRYIFYGRVPLRVCSSVFGSGFVWKSYLIEIAKPSAIVALLVAALVAFG
- a CDS encoding ABC-F family ATPase produces the protein MLSTANITMQFGPKPLFENISVKFGEGNRYGLIGANGCGKSTFMKILGGDLEPSGGNVALEPNVRLGKLRQDQFAYEDVRVLDVVMMGHTEMWAAMTERDAIYANPEATDDDYMHAAELEGKFAEYGGYDAEARAGALLLGIGIEEKFHTGTMADVAPGWKLRVLLAQALFSKPDVLLLDEPTNNLDINSIRWLEQTLNEYNSTMIIISHDRHFLNSVCTHMADMDFGTLKVWPGNYDDYMLASAQARERQAAANTRAKERVAELQDFVRRFSANKSKARQATSRAKQIDKIKIEEFKPSSRQNPFIRFEFEKKLHNVAVVAEDITKKYERTIFQNFNLSVQPGERIAIIGENGAGKTTLLRSLLGALPLDHGTVKWSENANVGYMPQDTYEEFPNDITLMDWIDQYRKDGDDETMVRGTLGRLLFSSDDIKKSVKVLSGGEKGRMIWGKLMLGRHNVLLMDEPTNHMDMESIESLQIALEQFEGTLIFVSHDREFVSGLANRIIEVRTDGTLYDFGGNYEEFLTSQGQE